The Carassius auratus strain Wakin chromosome 21, ASM336829v1, whole genome shotgun sequence sequence AAGGCTTTTATACACCGTTTATTGAACCCAGGTAACCCCTGCCGAAATAAAAGATGTGCCTCCATAAAAACAGCCTCtgctcttcatctctctctttctcagtgtAGCTGTAAACAGTTGCAAACTGATGACGAATGACTCCTTTGCTGTTGCGGAGTAAACATGCATTTGCTGTTTAATCACAAAACAAACTACTGTGCTAATTTAGTGAGACATCTATGTGTAAATGATTTACAACAAAAAAGGTGGCATGCAAAGGTTGTGAAGACCATGTAATAATTGTCCCGTTTTTGTGGCACCAGAGCGTAAGGCTACATGCAGATCAAGCCAGTTGTGTTTACAGAGGACTCAGTAACTCATCTGGTAACGGTTTTGATCAGTTTCTCTTGTGGTTTAGGTTTGCGGACGGATGAAACTAGTTCTGGACTGAGAGCAAACTAAATGATATTCAGGCCAAACCCACATAAATGATCTCATAAACCATAAGAGAATACACACAGGACCTGCAGGggtttgcacacaaaaaaaaaatcttcaacaGGAAGCATTTAAATATGATCCATTTTATCTTGAATAAAACCAGCGAAAAGAAACCAAAAACATTAGGTCAAAACAATAGAGTAACTCGATACACACTGTTTCCACATTCAAATCACCTTTACAGTTTCTGCTTTTCCACCATTGTCTCTTCATGTTCTCCTTTACTTCACTCAACCACCTCCAACGCTCAACATTCAGGCTGCTCTTTATACTtgctctttaaatattttaactggcccaactacaaaaaaaaatattagtcaCCCTAAGTCtggaaaaaataaaagcacaagaACATGATCAAAAAATGGTAAGAATGGTGTAAACCCAGGCACTGCCCTTTCCTCTACTGCATGTATCTTCTTCCTCTTTAGTAAACTCAGCTCTATTAAAAACTTTTCCTGTCCTGACATGAGCCAAGCACTGCACTTTAGCAATTTCCAATGACCCGCCCTGCACCAGAATAACCTGTACCTGTGTGTACCTGTCCTTCCCCAAATCCCTGACAAACAGAGAGACTGAAGAGAGAGCTTCCCCTGTTCTCCTGTCAGATCACCACACAGTCCAGGTCTGGTGTAGCTCAGAGAAAGATTGCATGTTTACGGGCCACACTTTGGAGAGCCGCAGGGCGAGAGAATTCCAGCTCANNNNNNNNNNNNNNNNNNNNNNNNNNNNNNNNNNNNNNNNNNNNNNNNNNNNNNNNNNNNNNNNNNNNNNNNNNNNNNNNNNNNNNNNNNNNNNNNNNNNTGATTTGCTAAAGGAAAATATAAAACCACAtttattactaaataataataaacagttttaCTTGTAAATTGCGCAACGAAGAGTCCTCATTGGGCTTGTTTCAGGTAAACACACGTATATAAACCAGTCCGTGCTAGTTAATTGACTCTTTAATGTGGAtcgcattatttttattatgactaACTCATTGTGATTCTTTAtgataactgtattttattttcccAACATCTGTGCATCATTTTACATCACCCTGCTAATATAGTTCGTTAATCTCACCTTTCGTTGGCGAAATTGAGTCGTACACATCCTAAACTCCTCTGGCCTATATCCATAAACTTTCTGCTTATTTTGTAAgacatatttttcatttcttttcttgcAACTCAACCACGTGTTTACTTTTCCATAAGTCAACTGAATCCATTACCAAattgaatgattcatttgaacCGGTTCTTTAGATGATTCGATCGAACTGATTCACATTTCACCGGAACGAGCTTTGTTTAGGAGTAAAGCTGCGATTTGCATGGTGTTCACCAAACATTTGATTTAACCGAGAACATAGTTATAAACagcatcatttaaatattttcataattcatattttaaaacgtGAATAAACAACACGCAAAATGTTTTCTTCTTTGAACTCTATTAAGCGAGTACTCAATTGAATCGATTCCCTTAAATGATCCTGACTCGTCTGTACAGAATGGAACTCTTACTACGTACAACAATACTGTACACTACGAAAACAGTTTGATATTTGCTTTAGTACACATCAAAACTTCTTAAAAAGTGATATGCTTACATTGTCTTTTTTATCCATTGCAATGTCAGATCAAAAGAAGTTTGAGAATAAAATGACAAGATAGTCCTAGACCATAAATGgggccaatgttttttttttcttctgcagttcAGATTTAATAAACTTTCAGGCCTTAAATTATGGTGAAATGTAAATTAACACCTGCAAAGTTCTTCTAGCTGTACCAAATACTGCTTTCACTGCAAACTGCCATTTATTACAACTTTTAAAATCATAAGTTACGGTTGCAGTTATAGTATTTTGCATGTTATTCTCTTGTAGAAgcttataaaagtaaaatattcacaaaactgTCACTTCATTCTGGAAAAAATGGACCATTTTAGTCCACAATTGTAAATTAAGACTTCAGACAAAATAATGTCGCTTACTATAAATTAGTTAATACAAAGTTAGCAGGGTTCAGAAACCAAAAGgtgttttggcaaaaaaaaaaaaaaatcataactcaACTTAAAAACGATCACAGCAAGTCACCATTTAAACGTTAACATTGACAAATTAACATTAATGTTAGCCAGTAAACAAGAACACTTCAAAAACTTCCAAATCATTTATTTCTACCAAAAACACTATAGGAATGAGATTTCAATGAGCAACATTGCTGTCACTAGCAAATATCCTATTGACAAAAAGATTCAACTTAAGCATTATAACTGAGAaagcaagtttttaaaaaaaaaaaaaaaaaaaaaattttaaaattaaagcaaCAAAAGGTGGAAATTTCCAGTCACTATTAGATGTATTACCAAAAAACGCTGACATTCATGGGACTCTGGTGTTTAAAACGGCTCTTCCTACACTATGCAACAACAGGAAGCAGAACAAGCATCGGGAAACATTGAGAAAAAATGTActcaaaaattgttttatttcaaaagcTCTGGCAGCTCCCGAACCTCATGTGGCATATCCAGTAGACATGTAAAATACAACCATACAATACATTATTCAAAAAAGGTAccaaaaagtacagtaaaaataacACTTCCATCTCTGGAAATGTGgacaaaaggaaaaataaaataaaaataaaaatgtggaaGTGTGACGTTGCTTCCCCTATTCATCTGTTCTGTACAAATGGGTCATGATCTCATCCGGTAAAAGGAAAGAGCCCGCAGGTGTGTGAACTGCTGTCGTCATCACTGTCAGACTCCTGGTTTTTGGGAATACATTAGTCCTGGTGAGAAACAAACAGACATGGTCAGTGGCAGGTTGGAAAATGTTGAGAAAGACAAAATGCAAATCAAGTTTACACTAAATTCTGCATTCTCCAGATTAAAGTTCATGTCTTGCAACCCTTCAAAGCTTGACAAGAACAgatcacaatttttttatacCAATTTCCTAAGAACTTTACTTTaagcactttttttatataaatactggAGCTcaacttccaaaaaaaaataaaaataaaaaaaaaacacaaaaaaaaaaacacacacaataataataataataataataataatacaaaggcCAAATAAGCTTACACCACATGGATTCTCATTTCAAAActataaaagttgttttttttttgttttttttacactttgcACCTCAAGCAAACATCttaaggatgttcagatatttgtactgaaaaaGTTAAAACTTTTGGCAATGCATGCCACATTTAATGAACACAAATTTGAAACTTTCTAATATGATTTAAACTTGATTTGTGAAAGCTTTCAATTAAAAATAAGCGATATAATCTGCAGAAATCAGATCTGAAAAAGCATCAAGCTCAATTCAAGTTCTGTTCTCACTTGACTGTTAGAAATATTGATTTGACTGCACTAAGTAGTGTTTCTTAAACCCCAAATAAGCAAGAATATGGAAACAAACACTTATCCATTGATAAATCACACACTACCTGTTCTGTGTGATCAGTATGGCTTGTAGCCACTCTGGTGGCCTCCACGTCTTGGTGTTTTCCCGTAGCTTGGAGTGCCCTGGTCTGGAGAAAATAAAGTGTGCGAGTGACTGTACATGGAAGTGAAACCAGGATGATCGTAAGAGCGTATGGAAGATGTCGACTTACTGTAATCATAACCACCACCATATCCATAGTAGTCAGCGGAATAGTCATAGTTTCCGTATCCTCCATAACCACCGTAGCCCTGCTGGGCACCGTAGCCATAGCCTTGGTTCCCGTAGCCCTGGTTCCAGTAGTTGTTATAGCCCTGGTTCCAGTTCTGGCCTGGGCCTGAGGAAATTGATGCCATTAGGTCAATGACTGACACTGGGGTTTATAGTAATTTAATAAGCACCTAAAGAACGCCGCTTACCCCCACGACCCCTGCCGCGACCCCCAAAGCCTCCGCGGGCCCCATACTGCTGCTGCTGGTAGATTTCCTTGGGCTGGGCGATTTTGATCTCGCACTGAAATCAAAATCAGAGACGCAAACAGATGAGAGCAAGGCCAAACTCTTAAAAAGGCATATGCACgcatgtgtatacacacacacttcagtttaTGGGGATGGTAATAAAAAccttaaatacaataattataatgtaatgaCTTCACAATTCTCCATTTTCAATTTAAAGATAAATTGAATATTAAAAATTAGTAAGCCATAGTCATATCTGTGACTTTACAATTTGGACTTTCTCCTAGCAGTTGAGTTAAAATGCTATCACATTTGAgttttactaaataaattataGGCTTCTCGTTCACAATTCTGCATTCATCTCTTACAAATCTGAAGAAACCGCAGAACTGAGAGATTCAGCGATTAAACACTTTTTCCTCCATGGCAAAAACAAACTGCTGTAACTCACACACCACACTGTAACTTTAACTCACAAGTTGACCCACCATAACTATGCATGTAGTGCAAAAACACTGCAGAAACCCATACAGTTTTCATTTCCCTCCGTTACCTTGCTTCCACAGACATTGTGGTATTTCTTCTCCAGGATCTGTTTGATGGCAGATTCCTCCTTGAAAGTGATGAAGACGAAGCCCCTCCTTTTGTTCGTCTTTGTATCCATTGGAAGTTCAATCGTTTCAATCTGCAAGAATCATAACGGATACAGCATTAATAACAGTCAGaagacacaaaaacattttgtgcTCAATAGATTTAAGTCTCACCTCTCCGAAGGCCCCGAAGTATTCACGGACCTTCTCTTCTGTGGTTTCAGGGTTAAGGCCACCGACGAAGATCTTCTTGACGAGCTCTTTCTTTATAGCCATTGCTCTCTTGGGGTCGATCTGTCGGCCGTCTAGCCTGTGCTCCTTTTGCTCCAGCACCTTTCAGAAGAAGAGACATGAACGTCTGCCACCAAGCAAATGCTTCGATTGAAGGGAAACTAAAGCAAAATGTACCTTGTCCACACTTTCTGCATCTTTGAACAAGATGAACCCAAACCCTCGTGACCGGCCGGTGTTTGAATCCATCTTTATGGTGCAGTCTGTTACCTCCCCAAACTTTGAGAAGTAGTCCTTTAGGTCTTTCTTACTGGTGTCCCAGCTGAGTCCTCCAACAAACATTTTACTGCACAAAAGAATCAAACCAATTTATGAGATGCTGTATTAAACCACAAACAAACTGCAATCAAGAGACCGCAACAGCtggatttcaaaataaatttgtaaagCACCTCAAACAGTgtaccaaagtgctgtacaattaAAGacgacaaatacacaaaataaatccaaTCACTTTCTCCATAGCGGAATAAACCGTTAAAAACAtgtcaaaatcattaggatattaagaaaaaTCATTCCATGAACACTTTCCTACCGTAAATGTCAAAACTTAATTTGATTAGTAACTTGCTTTGCTAAAGACTTAATTTGGAAAGCTTTAAAAAAGGTGATATTctcaatatgtttttgtttttttgcatctaACACACCAAACctcaatggaaagcttgtttattcagtCTTTGGTTTTGATATTCACAGCGTAGTTAACCAGATTGTAGATCTTCCCTTCATTAAAGCTCTCAAATAGACATAGTCAGTTTGTGACAAAGCTGGCTGGTATGATTTATTGCCTGTTAAGACCATTTAAAAATCCCTGTGGGGACAATTTTTGAACCCGTTGAAAAGTGGGCGGGGACTAGTGCGCGCTATAGGTCCGATTCTTAAATCTGATTGGACGAGCTAGTGTCCATCTCAACTATATCTAGACCCAGTAGCTTGGCAACCATAGACAGTCTATTCGGCGCTAAAGGTTAATGAAGCGGTTGCACATGCGGATGAAAAGGCTTTCAATTGTTGGTTTAATAAAGCGACTTCAGACCGATTGTAATGCTGTAAGGTCAGTTAATACGCGCGCGTCGTGTAACGGCAGATCAAACATACCCTCTCGCGAGAGATTCACCTCCAAACACCCCTCATTTCCAACAATGAACACAATAACCGGACATAAGAACCGACCCAGAACACCACCCCACCCCCTCTATTAAACAAAGACACGGCGCCAACAGAGACGCATTAAAACAAAACGACTAACTGTTACATGAAACATGCAAACCATAAAGGGCTGAATATTCTCACCCGGCGTCTTCCTCGCCCTTGCTGGCGTTGATCTGTCCTCCCTCGCCGGACCCGTTCTCCTCTTCCGCGGCCTCCGCGCCGTTCAGACTCTCCTCGTTCCCGTTCTCCGAGGTCTCCATCAA is a genomic window containing:
- the LOC113039108 gene encoding heterogeneous nuclear ribonucleoprotein A/B-like: MADAEHQLMETSENGNEESLNGAEAAEEENGSGEGGQINASKGEEDAGKMFVGGLSWDTSKKDLKDYFSKFGEVTDCTIKMDSNTGRSRGFGFILFKDAESVDKVLEQKEHRLDGRQIDPKRAMAIKKELVKKIFVGGLNPETTEEKVREYFGAFGEIETIELPMDTKTNKRRGFVFITFKEESAIKQILEKKYHNVCGSKCEIKIAQPKEIYQQQQYGARGGFGGRGRGRGGPGQNWNQGYNNYWNQGYGNQGYGYGAQQGYGGYGGYGNYDYSADYYGYGGGYDYNQGTPSYGKTPRRGGHQSGYKPY